In Methanomassiliicoccales archaeon, the DNA window CCCTGCGAGGGCATGTGCCCAGCAATGCCTCTTGGATGGATGGGATGGAATGCTTTCGAGGGAATAATAGTATATGCATCATTCAACTCGGGCGCCCAGGTGGGCTTGAACGTCCTCTAGAGCATCCCACCCGGTCTTGCTTAAGAAAAAAACCTTTTATTTACTTATCACAATTGATTAAAAAAGTGCTCCCGCCGGGATTCGAACCCGGGTCTTCGCCTACCTTCCACCGCTATTCAGCGATGTCGAAAGGGCGGAATGATTGGCCGGACTACACTACGGGAGCGTAGGATGTCGCTTGATATTGAATTTATTACTTAAATCTTGGCGCAGGTAGCTTAATAGAGCCTAACCTAGGCGGGTGATCTCCTGAATTTACGATATCAACGTTGTTCGCCTTCCAGTAATTTCCCATGGAGAATCTTTAATAATCTAAAATGAACTGCATGCCTCTCGTGGTCGCTAACAAGAAAACCCGCTGCTCTAGGTGTGGTAAACCTTTCTTTGAGATATTGTTCGTCCTTTCTCTCACTGTCCTCGTAGCCATCTTTTTTATGGCCACCTTCTTCTTCAACCTCATCGCTCTTGGCGAGCCGGCGGTCGAAGACCTCGTAGGTGGGATATTCCCCCTCGGATTGGAGTACATCGCAATAGGTTTCATCGGTCTCATCATTTTCATGCCGATAATGATGGCCGGGGTAATGCCCAAGCTGGAGAAGAGGCATACCGTCAACGGTTCATTCGCATGCGTCAATTGCAAGGAGATACTCGTTCGGGAAGCTAGCGACGCCAAGGTGAAGCAGCAGCAAGCCGAAGAGGCCAAGGCCTATGCATATATGGCCAAGGTAGAGGGGATGGAAACAAGCGATCCCTGGGTCGGTAAACTGATCAGGTCCTGGAAGAAGGACAACCCGAGCAAACTGCCCGAGGAGACCATGATCAACGATCTGGACATGGCACATAACATGGAGAGGGCAGGTAACTACGAGAAGGCAGCGGTCATCCTTGAGAAGTACCAGTTCTGGGAAGAAGCGGGGCGGGTCCGCAAGCTTGACGATGAAAAGATCATCAAGCACATCACCATCGATATGAACGAGCTTATGGAGCAGGTTAGCACGAAGGGTCTGGCGATCCCCTACAAATGCCACTCATGCGGGGCTTCCATCACCATTGATAAGGACTCGAAGAAGGAGGGACTGAAGTCCTGTTCTTACTGCGGCACGGTCTATAACATCGAGGACATGACCAAGATCATCCAAAAGGCTCTGGACTGAACGGCCCCAGTACAATTGGCGTCTACCGCTAGTTGCACCAATGTTATATATAGGAACGGGTTTAAAGGAAACTTACCATTGGAGGCTTCCATTGAGCAACGCAACTTACAACCAGGGAGATCAAAGCGAAGAGATTCTTCGCTGCCCGTATCCGAACAAAAAACAAGGGGAGATGTTCGGCATAGCGGACCAGCTGCTGGGCGCCTCCCGTATCAAAATAATGTGCGCCGATGGCAATTCCCGCATGGGGCGCATCCCTGGAAAGATCAAGAAGCGAATGTGGATTCGGGAAGGCGACCTGGTCATAATCCGTCCCTGGGATTTCCAGGATGAGAAGTGTGACGTATTATACCGTTTCACCAAGACCCAGTCCAGCCACCTGAGCCGCCGGAAAGTTCTTCCAAAGAACCTGGACATATTCTGAGAGGCTTTATGCCACAAGAGGACCCCAATATCCTCAAGCTGGAACGGCAGGTGGACGGCCTGCGTCTCACTCGTTCCTACGAGAACTCCAAGGAGGCCCGCAAGGTCATGGACGAGGTCTTTGACCGCCTGACCCTGTCTGTCATCTTCAAGCTGAGCTGTGAAAAGCGCATAGCTAAAGTTGATTTTCCTATCTCTACTGGCAAGGAAGGCAATGTCTTCCGCATCACCACTCCGGATGGCGAGCACCGTGCCATGAAGATTTATCGTACCTCCAACAACACCTTCAAGAACATCGCCAAGTACATCGAGGGCGACCCGCGTTTCAAGGGTTTGTCGGGAAACACCCGCAAGCTCATCTACGCCTGGGCGACCAAGGAGTTCAAGAACCTCTGCCGTATGGAGGAGGCGCACGTCCGAGTGCCCCATCCCTACAGATTTCTCAAGAACGTGATCATAATGGACTACTTGGGCGACGAGAACATGGCCGCGCCGCAGCTGCGAACGGTCCGTTTGGAAGAACCGAATAAGGTGTACCGTGAGATAGTCATGTTCATGAAGAGGATGTATCAAAAGGCACGCCTGGTGCACGGAGACCTGAGCGAGTACAACATCCTTTTTCATGAAGGTAAGCCATATATAATCGACTGCGGTCAAGCGATGGTGACCGATCACCCTAACGCCGTGGATTTCCTGAAGCGGGACATCAAGAACATCAACCGCTACTTCCGGAGCCTGGACGTCAAGGTGTGGAGTGACCAGACCGTCCTGAGATACGTTCAGGGGGTGCAACGCTAATGAAGATCGTCAAGATTCCCAAGGAGCGCGTCGGCGCATTGATAGGGCAGGGCGGGGAGACCAAGAAGTTCCTGGAACGGAAGACCGGCATGCGTATCTCCATCGACGCCGAAGAGGGGGAGGTGTACTTTGATGACACCAATGTAGAGGACCCGTTGCTTCCCTTGAAGGTC includes these proteins:
- a CDS encoding serine protein kinase RIO, which codes for MPQEDPNILKLERQVDGLRLTRSYENSKEARKVMDEVFDRLTLSVIFKLSCEKRIAKVDFPISTGKEGNVFRITTPDGEHRAMKIYRTSNNTFKNIAKYIEGDPRFKGLSGNTRKLIYAWATKEFKNLCRMEEAHVRVPHPYRFLKNVIIMDYLGDENMAAPQLRTVRLEEPNKVYREIVMFMKRMYQKARLVHGDLSEYNILFHEGKPYIIDCGQAMVTDHPNAVDFLKRDIKNINRYFRSLDVKVWSDQTVLRYVQGVQR
- the eif1A gene encoding translation initiation factor eIF-1A → MSNATYNQGDQSEEILRCPYPNKKQGEMFGIADQLLGASRIKIMCADGNSRMGRIPGKIKKRMWIREGDLVIIRPWDFQDEKCDVLYRFTKTQSSHLSRRKVLPKNLDIF